The following proteins are co-located in the Phragmites australis chromosome 10, lpPhrAust1.1, whole genome shotgun sequence genome:
- the LOC133930360 gene encoding chlorophyll a-b binding protein 1B-21, chloroplastic — MAMASSSGLRSCSAVGVPSLLAPSSRSGRLPFCANATTSGRVTMSAEWMPGQPRPTHLDGSSPGDFGFDPLGLATVPENFERFKESEVYHCRWAMLAVPGILVPEALGLGNWVKAQEWAAVPGGQATYLGNPVPWGSLPTILVIEFVAIAFAEHQRTMEKDPEKKKYPGGAFDPLGFSKDPVKFEEYKLKEIKNGRLAMLAFVGFCVQQSAYPGTGPLENLATHLADPWHNNIGDIIIPRSISP, encoded by the exons ATGGCGATGGCGTCGTCGAGCGGCCTGAGGAGCTGCAGCGCCGTGGGCGTGCCGAGCCTGCTGGCGCCGTCGTCCCGGTCCGGCCGGCTTCCGTTCTGCGCCAACGCCACCACCTCCGGCCGCGTCACCATGTCCGCCGAGTGGATGCCTGGCCAGCCCCGCCCCACCCACCTCGACGGCTCCTCGCCCGG GGACTTTGGcttcgaccccctcggcctcgcCACCGTGCCGGAGAACTTCGAGCGGTTCAAGGAGTCCGAGGTCTACCACTGCCGCTGGGCCATGCTCGCCGTG CCCGGGATCTTGGTGCCGGAGGCCCTGGGGCTGGGCAATTGGGTGAAGGCTCAGGAGTGGGCGGCCGTCCCCGGCGGTCAGGCGACGTACCTGGGCAACCCGGTGCCATGGGGCTCTCTGCCGACCATCCTGGTGATCGAGTTCGTGGCCATCGCCTTCGCCGAGCACCAGCGCACCATGGAGAAGGACCCCGAGAAAAAGAAGTACCCCGGCGGCGCCTTCGACCCGCTCGGCTTCTCCAAGGACCCCGTCAAGTTCGAGGAGTACAAGCTCAAGGAGATCAAGAACG GCCGGCTGGCGATGTTGGCGTTCGTCGGGTTCTGCGTGCAGCAGTCGGCGTACCCTGGCACCGGCCCGCTGGAGAACCTGGCCACCCACCTCGCCGACCCGTGGCACAACAACATCGGCGATATCATCATCCCCAGATCGATCTCCCCTTGA